In Streptomyces rapamycinicus NRRL 5491, the genomic stretch CCGGCCTGCCGGCCGGTGTCTGGTCCAGCCGCAGCTCGGGTTCCAGGGACGCCTGCTCGATGTAGAAGGCCGACAGCGTGCCGCCGCCCGAGTGGCCGAAGGTCAGCACCGCGTCGAACCCGGCGTCCCGGAGGAACACGTGCCCCGCCGCCGCGTCCAGCACCGCCTGTTCGTGGACCAGAGCGATGTCGTTGTTCGGCGAGCGGGAGCCCTGGGTCCAGACCGACACGCCGCTCCACAGGAGCAGCGGGATCATCGGATGGTGAGTCATCGATTGGCGCGGGTGCATCACGGTGACCACCGTGGCCGCGCCGTCGAGGGCGTACAGCACCCCCTCGACCTTGGCGCCGTCGAAGGTGGTGAGCTGGTGCGTACTTACCGTGACGCCGGGCGGCGCCTGGGCTGTGTGGACGTCCCGGCCCCCACCGAGCCGGTCCACCGCCAGGGGGCTCATCCCCCGGCTCCTGTGGGCTCGACCACCAGCACCGACTTGTCCCAGCGGCTGATCCGGCTGCCACTGACGGCGGCAATCGAGCTGTACCAGACGGCGTTGCGGCAACCAGTGGCGCTGCGCTCGATGCGGATCGAACCAGGTGCGGCGACCTCGAGGTAGGGGCCGCGCCGCCGGACGGTCACGTCGGGGTCCTTGCCGGCGACCTTGGCCAGCGGACGGAAGTCATCGATGTCGAGGACGAACAACGTGGTCATGCGAACGTCACCAGCTCGGGCTCGCCTGCGTAACGCTCCGCGATCAGCCTCGCCTTGCGGGCGAAGAACTTGTCCAGGGAGGGGTCCGGTTCACCGGCCACCTCCATGAGCGCGTCGACGCTCAGATTGGCGTCGATATCGTCTTCGGTGGTGATCGCCCGTAGTGGACGGGTGATCTCCATCAGGTACCCGTTGGGGTCGGTGACGTAGATCGACTCGACGGTCTCGTGTCGCACCTGCAGCTCGCACGGCCAGTTGCTCGTGTCCAGCCGACGCCGGTACTCCAGCAGATCTTCCTCGCCGTCCACGTGGATCGCGAGGTGCCGGGCACGGTGGAGCAGGTCGGGGATCTCGGTGTCCCGGTAGGGCTCCACACCGAAGTAGTAGAAGAAGGCCAGCCGGTCGCCGTTGCCGATGTCGAAGAAGAAATGGATGAAATCCGGGTGTTCCCCGGGCCCCCACCCGAGCGCGCACGTTGCGTGGACGACCGGGAAGCCCAGGACGTCCCGGTAGAAGGTGATGGTGGCCCGCGGATCGAAGGTCGGGAACGCCGCATGGTCGACGCCCCGCACCGTGTGCGCAGGCAGGTCTCGCCCCGGTGATGACATCTACGTACTCCTCTCGCGACGAAGTCTGTGCCTTGAGAGTAGGCTTGTCTGACACATGAGTCAAGATTCTGACGTATCAGTATCGACCGCCTGTTGGTCGAAGCTGCTGTACAGGTAGGTGAGTCGACATTAGGCTGTCAGTTTTGTGACGCTTCAGCAAGGGAGGTGCATGCGGCGTGCTGGGGTCTGGCGAACGAAGCGAAGGCACCTCTGACACAGAGAGGTCTCCCGGTCCACGGGCGAAGACACCGGCCTTGGACGGCAATCGCATCCGGAGGCTGTGGCGCCTGCAGCGACAGCGCGGGAGCGGCGGGCTCGGCACCATCCGGCGCGCGGCGAAAAACCCGGCGGTCGCGGGCCTGGCCGCGTCGGCGGAAATGGGACGGCACAGCCGGTGTTCGCGGGTAAGTGCCTTCCCGCTGTGCCGGCAAAGACCTTCGGCAAGCGTCATCCTCCCAGCTCAGAAGGCGCGTTTGCTTCTCCGGCCAAGATCGGGACACCGCGGCGAGTGAAGCGCGCAGGCTAGGATGACCCAGATGGCCGCGCATGACGACTTCGCGTCGCACGCGAAACCGAGGGGTGAAAATGGTGACCGCAGAGGACTCCGGGGCGCGGGGGCGGACCGGTGGGCGCCCGGAGTCTCGTCGAGGCGCAGCGTCCCGGCGCAAGCTGCTCATGAGCGAGATCATCGACCAAGCCATGCGACTCTTCGCTGAACGCGGCTACGACGGAACCACCCTGCAGGATGTCGCAGAGGCGGTCGGGTTGAGTCGTGCCAACCTCTACAACTACGTCAAGAGCAAGGAAGAGTTGCTCGTCGCGATGGTCGACGCGACCACGCAGAGCGCGGCGAGCTCGTTGCGCGAGGTCCGACGGCGCACCGATCTCGACTCGGCGGAGAAGCTGCGCATGCTCGTGCACACCCTCGTCCTGCACCGCGCCGAACAGCCGGCGCAGTTCCGTACGCTCGACCGCAGCGACCAGGCGCTCCCCGCGGAGATCGCGAAGAAACATCTCGAGGGCCGACGGGCCGTCCTCCGTGAGATCACGGAAGTCGTCGAGGAGGGGGTCACCGTCGGCCGTTTCCGCCCCGTCGACGCAGGCATCACCGCCTTGTCGATCATCGGCATGTGCAACTGGGTCGCCTGGTGGTTCCATCCCTCTCCGGCGCACCCCGCCGAACCGGTGGCCGAGCAGATCGCGGAGAACGCGGTGGCGATGGTGGTCCGGGACGCCGGGCGTATCCCGGATACACCGACCCCGCTCGGGATTGTCTCGCTGCTCCGGCAGGACCTCGACCACTTGGCCCGCCTCCTCACCGCAGAGGATGAGTGAAGGACCGTCCCTCCCGGCAAGACGTAGTGCCTGCGACGACCACCTCCGCGTCGAGCGGCTGATCGAGGTCCTGGGATCCCCACAGCCGACGGCCGAACCACTCCGCGACTCGCCTCGCCACGGATCCACGGGCCGTTCACCGTCTGCACTGCTGCCACCCACCTCCGGGGGCGGCCGCCGCGGTCGTCGTCGACGAACGGTTCGCGCGCCCCGGGGACTACGGACCGACGTGGCCGTCTTCGCGCAGGCGATGACCACCGATACCCCCTCGAGCACCGATGCCGACGCTCAGTGCCAGTGCAGCCGCCTCTCCGCGTGAGGCCACCTCAAGCTTGCGAAGAACGCTGGCCACGTGGAACTTAACGGTGCTCTCCGTGATGCCGATAGCATCGCCGATTGCCTTGTTCCGCTTGCCTCGCGCAACCAGACGCAAGACCTCGAGCTCTCTGGGATTGAGGTCTGCCAAGCGGGATTGCTCAGGGCGATCGGCGGGCGGATCGAGCGGGAAAACGAGCCTGGCATGGCTGCCCCACCCCGGAATCGCGTCGAGAGTGATGCTCCCGCCCAGTGTTTGGGCACGCCCTTGAAGCTGACGCTGCAGGGCGGGGAGATCGACTCCCCGCTTCCCTGATCTCTCACATCGACTATCAATGAGGCGTCGAGGCTGCTCCAGCCGATGCGCAGGCGTGTGAGCTGGGGCTGGGCGAGGAAGGCCAGGACCGCGGCGCAAGTCATGGCGCGTGCGGCGTAGGCGACCTCTCCCGGCAGTGGGCGTCCGGTCTTGGGCGGAGGCACGAACTCGATGCATGCCTCGTGATGGCGCAGCATATGACGGATGCCTTTACGCAACTGTCCGAAGGCCTTGTGAGCAGCCTCCTCAGACAGCTCCCGGTCAGTCTTCTGTGCCGAGCGAAGGGCGACCAGTGCTGAGGAGGCCGTGTCGGTGGCGGCAAGCCGGGCACGCGCGTCATCGAGGTCAGAGGCCCTCAGCGTGCCCAAGACAGCGACGAGTGACGTCTCGTGGGCGGCTGCCATTTCGGAGATGGTGCGGGCTCGCTCGGCCGGGCTCTGTCACGTAATCGGTGGTGACGAAGCGTGCTCGGCATCGTTGACAATCCATGCGAGACGTCAACTCCCTTGTTTCGACCGTGTTTTTGGGGTTGTCGGCACTGGTTGTCGAGGACGTGGTGGACGAGGGCGATGCAGGGCTGCGTCGTTCAGGTGATGTGTCCTGGTTGATCACGTGATGCCAAGGGTGATCAGCGGACGGTTGGCGTCGCGGGTGTGGTGACGGAGGCCGGCGGCGATGTTCGTCTGGTCGGTGAGTCGGAGAGCGCCGATGGCCAGGTTGCGCAGGGAAGCCATGGCGCGTGGAGCGGTGCCGGTGCGTACGTGGGAGGCGTCCTCGGCATATGTGGTGTCCCTGACGTGGTGGATCTTGTTCTCGATGCCCCAGTGGTCGCGGACGCGGCGGGCGATCTCGGTTGCGTCGGCCTGCTCCGCGGTCAGGTCGGTCACCCCGTAGACGCGTTCCAGGGTGACCTTGCCGGTGGTGACGATCCGTCGGCGGCGCACGATCTGGACGGCCTGCACCGCGTGCGGGAACGCGATCCCGGTGACGGCGGCGGCCTTGATCCGGCGGATCTCGTCGCGGCCGTGGGCGGTGGCCCGGGTCTTGTCCAGGAGCGGCACCTCCCGCCATGGCAGGGCTTTCAGCCACCGGTGCAGGGTGGGATGGTTGCCCTTGACCAGCGCGATGTAGTGGGCGTGCTTGTCCTCGACGAGGAAGCATGCGTGGGCGGTCTGCGAGTGGAGGGCGTCGAAGGTGATCACCGTGCCCTGCAGGTCGAGCGGGGCGAGCAGGGGCCGGAAGACGGTGATCTCGTTGGTCTTGCCGTCCACCTCGCGCTGGGCGGTGACCAGGCCGGTCCCGGTCATCGCGGCGAGCAGGTGGACCTGGGTGCCGTCGGTGCGTCGGGCACCGCGCATGGTCTTGCCGTCCACCGCGAGGGAGGGCAGGGGCCGGTCGCTGTCGTTCTCCTCCTGGCCGGCGGCATGTTCGCGCCCGGCGAGCCACCTTCCGACGGCGGTATCGAGCGCGTCGCCGTCGATGCGCTGGAGGATCCGGCGCACGGTGGCCTCGGCCGGGGCGACGGCGCCGCGGTCCGGCTCCCGGCATGGGCCACCGAGCCTGGCCAGGACGTGCGGCGGGGCGTCGGCGGCCCACTCCGCGATCGCGGCCAGGGACTTCGCTCCGGCCAGGACCGCGCACGCGGCCAGGGACAGGACGAAGACGAGCGGGTGGCGCCGGCCACGGTCCCGGCGAGGGTCGGGCACCTGAGCCAGGCAGGTCAGCAGGCTGGGGAGGTCATCGGGGGCGGTCGGTGCGGCGTCGGTGAGTTGGCCCAGAGGGCCCGGGATGAGCGAGGATGAGCGGGCAGGCACGGTCTTCCGTCGTGGTGATCAGGGACTCGACACCTCATGATCACCGGGAGCCGTGCCTGCCTCCGCGTCAGCCCCCTGCGACCACCCCGCGGTCCTGCCCCGGCTCTTGAAGCCCCATCAACCCGGACACACCGCCTGAACGACGCCGCCCTGGGCGCCCTCCTCCGACAGATCCTCGTCAATGATCACCTCGATGGACAGCCCGGCCGCCTGGAGCTGCTCGCGTAGGCGGGTGTACCGAGTTGTATCGGTGACCAAGAGCTCAGGGTGTGCAGCAGCGTTGCCCACGGGCCGCAGGCAGTGCAGCTTCATCTGATACGCACCGAGCTCCTGCAAGGTGCGGGCCAGAGGCAGCACTTCGTCGATGTTCCGGGAGGTGACCGTCATCGTCGCCCCCGTCCTGACTCCGAGCTCCCGGGCGAGTTTGAGTGCGCTCAACGCGCTCCGGTAGCTGCCGGCCTTGCGGATGTGGTCGTTGGTCGCGCCGATGCCCTCCAGCGAAAACCGCAGCAGGTCAAGGTACTGCGCGATCTCGGTAAGCCGGCGCTCGATCCGGTAGCCGTTCGTGCAGATCTCGACTTGCAGGCCCATTTCCTCCTTGGCGTAGTGGACGACCTGGGCGAGATCCTTATGGAGGAACGGCTCGCCGCCAAGCAACGTGACAGCCTCGGTGCCGTACTGGTTGCGCATCAGCCGGATGAGGTTAACCGCCTCGTCAGCGGTAAAGGCGTCGGCGTGCTTGAGCCTCTCGCCGTGGAAACAGTGCAGACACTGGAAGTTGCAGCGGTACAGCAGTTGCAGGTACAGCATGCGGATCCTGGAGCAATGCTCAGGACCTGTGGATCGGCCTCGGGGAGGGCGCCTCGCGGCATGCGAAGGACGTACCTTCCCGAGTGATCGATTGTTGGTCACCGAGTAGGCCCGCGTTGCAGCGCGGGCCGGGAAGGCACGCCCGTGCTCAGCGTAGTTAACGCCGACGGAACCACCGAGAGCGGCTCCTTGATGGACGAGATCGTCCGCGAGGGTGCGAGGCGGATGCTTGCCGCCGCCCTGGAAGCTGAAGTCAACCAGTACATAGCCGAGTTGGCCGACCATCGCGACGAGTCCGGTCGTCGCCTCGTTGTCCGCAACGGCCACCATCGCGAACGCACCGTCGCGACGGCCGCCGGGCCGATCCCGGTGAAAGCGCCGCGGGTGAACGACAAGCGCGTCGACGCCGTGACGGGCGAGCGCAAGCGGTTCTCGTCGCAGATCCTCGCCCCCTGGTGCCGGAAGTCTCCGAAGATCAGCGAGGTCCTGCCCCTGCTCTATCTGCACGGCCTGTCCTCCGGTGACTTCGTGCCCGCGATGGAACAGTTCCTCGGCTCCTCGGCCGGTCTTTCTCCGGCCACCGTGACGCGGCTGACCAAGCAGTGGCAGGACGACCACGCCGCCTTCCAGGACCGCGCCCTGTCCGGCAGCGACTACGTCTACGTGTGGGCCGACGGCGTTCACCCCAAGGTCCGCCTCGGTCAGGCCCACTCCTGTGTCCTGGTTCTGATGGGCGTGCGCACGGACGGCCGCAAGGAACTCATCGCGGTCGTCGAGGGCCTGCGCGAGTCGACCGAGTCCTGGGCCGACCTGCTGAGGGACTGCCGCCGGCGCGGCATGACGGATCCCGAGCTGGTCGTCGGCGATGGCGCCGTGGGTCTTTGGAAGGCCCTGGCCGAGGTGTTTCCGCAGGCCAGGCACCAGAGGTGCTGGGTTCACAAGGTCCGCAATGTCATGAACACGCTTCCGAAGTCCGCGCAGCCTGGCGCGAAGAAGGCGCTCCAGGAAATCTACAACGCCGAGGACCGTGACCACGCCGAGAAGGCGATCAAGGACTTCGAGCGCAGCTACGGCGCGAAGTGGCCCAAGGCGGTGAAGAAGGTCACCGGCGAGGTGGATGAACTCCTGGCCTTTTACGACTTCCCGGCCGAGCACTGGGTGCACTTGCGCACGACGAATCCGATCGAATCCACCTTCAGCACAGTCAAGTTGAGGACCCGGGTCACCCGCGGCGCCGGCAGCGCGGCCGCCGCCCTGGCCATGGTGTTCAAGCTCGCCGAGTCCGCCCAGGCCCGCTGGCGTGCGATCACCGCACCCCACCTCGTCGCCCTCGTCCGCGCCGGAGCACGCTTCGAACGCGGCGTCCTGGTCGAACGCGGGGAGCCTCGTGCGGCGTGATGGACCCCCAACTGCCGCTCAGCCAGCGGCCATCAGGAGCCGTGACTTCAGCGCGCTGTGCGTCCGAGCAGTCCGCTCAGCTCATGGGCGAGGGCGACCGAGGCCTCGATCTCGACCTTGCGGATCGACACGCTCTCCACGAGGAATCCGAAAGGCATGCCGAGCTTGCGGCAGAAGGCGATCAGATCCCGGGCGTTCGCCAAACAATGCTCGTACGACTCGGCAAGCGTGTCGTCCGCGTGAAGCAGGGAGTTCTCGAGCCAGCGCGGAACCTCGACTCCGAGCCACTTGAGGAACGCCAGCGTCTTCACCGAGCCGCACACCGACAGCGTAAAGAGCACGGGCTTCGGTGCGAGCTGCCGCTCACGGCAAACGTAGTAGTAGTCGGAGACCATGCTCTTGGCCGCGTCGGCGCTGTAGATGACCTGCGAGATGAAATACGCGCATCCCGCCTCCTGCTTGGTGATCAGCCGCAGATGCTCGTCAGGGCGCTCGGTGATGGCGACGCCACCGAGCAGCAGGTCCGGACGGACGTCGCGGCGCAGGACGTGCGCCGTCGACAGGCGCGTATGTATAGCCTTGTCCTTCGAGGACGCACCCACGAAGACCCCGAGCACGCGGTCCGCATCGGCCATCCGCAGCCAGGTCCGCAACTCCGCCTCGGTGTACTTGCCGACGCACCGATAGATCACCGCAGGGCGGTTCCACTCGCCGAGATATTCCGCATGGTACGCGGCGGGATCCATGGTCGGCAGGTAGGGGAACGGGCGTTCCTCCGGATTGCGGTCGCTCTCGTCGTCGATGTCGTAGAGCGCCAGACCATCCACGTTGAGGACGTCCAGCCGCGCCAAGGTGGCCGCGGTGATCTCTCGGATCCGCTCAGGAGCGATACTCAGGCGCGGCGGCGTGATGCCGAACAGAAGGACGCCGCTCTCGGCGTCAGTCACCAGCGTCCGGAGAGCCATGCTTTCGCTGTGATCCACCATGCCGCGGAAACTAGCAGCTCATCCACCAGGCGGTAGGCAAGCATCACTCTGTGAGACCGGATCCGGTGACGCCCCGCCCGAGGAAGCCACGGCAACAAACGCCTCCTGGATCAGGAAGCCGTCGCAAGACCCTTGACGACATCACTCGTTCCCGTACGAAGCCCGACCGCTGCTGGTCAGATCCACAGGGTTTGACAATAACTCCGGATCCTGCGGATGCCGGTGACTTCGCCAATCACGATGGGCCCCCTGGGCTGGTTGGAGACCCGATCGTGGCGCAGCCGACCAGGACCTCGTTACCGCATACGCGGACGCCCCAAGACGTCCGGGGACGTTTTCACCATCGGGCGAAGCTCGCCAGGATCTCAAGGAGACCAGCCGTGTCCGACAGGTCCGGAAGGACCACGGGTGCTTCGGCAACCGTCAGCTCTTCCTCGCTGTGGATACCGGAGGCGACTGCGATGATCCCTGAGCCTGTCGAGAGAGCTGCCTCGACGTCCCGCGGC encodes the following:
- a CDS encoding IS256 family transposase; its protein translation is MLSVVNADGTTESGSLMDEIVREGARRMLAAALEAEVNQYIAELADHRDESGRRLVVRNGHHRERTVATAAGPIPVKAPRVNDKRVDAVTGERKRFSSQILAPWCRKSPKISEVLPLLYLHGLSSGDFVPAMEQFLGSSAGLSPATVTRLTKQWQDDHAAFQDRALSGSDYVYVWADGVHPKVRLGQAHSCVLVLMGVRTDGRKELIAVVEGLRESTESWADLLRDCRRRGMTDPELVVGDGAVGLWKALAEVFPQARHQRCWVHKVRNVMNTLPKSAQPGAKKALQEIYNAEDRDHAEKAIKDFERSYGAKWPKAVKKVTGEVDELLAFYDFPAEHWVHLRTTNPIESTFSTVKLRTRVTRGAGSAAAALAMVFKLAESAQARWRAITAPHLVALVRAGARFERGVLVERGEPRAA
- a CDS encoding VOC family protein, whose translation is MSSPGRDLPAHTVRGVDHAAFPTFDPRATITFYRDVLGFPVVHATCALGWGPGEHPDFIHFFFDIGNGDRLAFFYYFGVEPYRDTEIPDLLHRARHLAIHVDGEEDLLEYRRRLDTSNWPCELQVRHETVESIYVTDPNGYLMEITRPLRAITTEDDIDANLSVDALMEVAGEPDPSLDKFFARKARLIAERYAGEPELVTFA
- a CDS encoding TetR/AcrR family transcriptional regulator, producing the protein MSEIIDQAMRLFAERGYDGTTLQDVAEAVGLSRANLYNYVKSKEELLVAMVDATTQSAASSLREVRRRTDLDSAEKLRMLVHTLVLHRAEQPAQFRTLDRSDQALPAEIAKKHLEGRRAVLREITEVVEEGVTVGRFRPVDAGITALSIIGMCNWVAWWFHPSPAHPAEPVAEQIAENAVAMVVRDAGRIPDTPTPLGIVSLLRQDLDHLARLLTAEDE
- a CDS encoding response regulator transcription factor; amino-acid sequence: MADLNPRELEVLRLVARGKRNKAIGDAIGITESTVKFHVASVLRKLEVASRGEAAALALSVGIGARGGIGGHRLREDGHVGP
- a CDS encoding ISAs1 family transposase, encoding MPARSSSLIPGPLGQLTDAAPTAPDDLPSLLTCLAQVPDPRRDRGRRHPLVFVLSLAACAVLAGAKSLAAIAEWAADAPPHVLARLGGPCREPDRGAVAPAEATVRRILQRIDGDALDTAVGRWLAGREHAAGQEENDSDRPLPSLAVDGKTMRGARRTDGTQVHLLAAMTGTGLVTAQREVDGKTNEITVFRPLLAPLDLQGTVITFDALHSQTAHACFLVEDKHAHYIALVKGNHPTLHRWLKALPWREVPLLDKTRATAHGRDEIRRIKAAAVTGIAFPHAVQAVQIVRRRRIVTTGKVTLERVYGVTDLTAEQADATEIARRVRDHWGIENKIHHVRDTTYAEDASHVRTGTAPRAMASLRNLAIGALRLTDQTNIAAGLRHHTRDANRPLITLGIT
- a CDS encoding methylenetetrahydrofolate reductase → MVDHSESMALRTLVTDAESGVLLFGITPPRLSIAPERIREITAATLARLDVLNVDGLALYDIDDESDRNPEERPFPYLPTMDPAAYHAEYLGEWNRPAVIYRCVGKYTEAELRTWLRMADADRVLGVFVGASSKDKAIHTRLSTAHVLRRDVRPDLLLGGVAITERPDEHLRLITKQEAGCAYFISQVIYSADAAKSMVSDYYYVCRERQLAPKPVLFTLSVCGSVKTLAFLKWLGVEVPRWLENSLLHADDTLAESYEHCLANARDLIAFCRKLGMPFGFLVESVSIRKVEIEASVALAHELSGLLGRTAR